CTTGCTACCTTGAAAAGACACAGAAGTAGTCTCCAAGATTATAGGTATATGATCACTGCCAATTGTGTCAATATGATGTACCGGAGTACAACCATAGTGATTCAGCCAGTGACCATTTACTAATGCCCTGTCCAATCTAGCATATATGCAGTTATTACCATATTGTCTATTATTCCAAGTAAACCTATTACCAATATATCCTAAATCAGAGAGATCACTGTTATCCAATATGGTTTGGATTTCAGGATATTCAGTTGTAGTTGGAGTGGAGTAGGTAGACCTATCATGGTCATGCATAGTAATGTTGAGATAACCTATGATAACCCAAGGATGATCTATTCTAGCACCAATTTCTCCTATGTATTTCCATTGTTCCATCTTCTCTTCATGGTACACAGAACCATAAAGAAAAGTGGCTAGAAATTCAGGTTTACTAGGATTATCAGAAATTATAACATTTATCATCTTATCAGTATTGTGTATAATTTCACATTGAAACCCAGTTTTCCAAATTAAAGAAATACCCACAGCACGACCTctgatcaaattccatagtgaattTCTGGTTGTAGGGTTGCCGAATCCTTGATAATTCCATGACAAAATCCTCATTGGAGAGAAATGAGAATCAGCTAAAGATAGCTTAATTTTACAAATAGACAAAATATAAGACTCAAAACAACACTCAAACTGAACCAAGATGCTACAAACAAAATCACAATTCAGACGACACTTTTGGATATAAGAATAATTACTCAAGCAGCCAATATCAAATTTATGAATAAAACAATTAAGTTTCAATATAGGAAGACTACTAATGgaactaaaaatcaaaactttaaatctggaaaccctaattttatatcaaATTGCAATGAATTTGGGGGATCAACACAATAATTAATTGAAACGAAACCCTAGAATTGTATCGAACTTCATGGCAGTGAGCTTTAACAGGAAGGTTTAAAGAGTTCAAAATTATAAGGTTTGAAAGAAGGGGAGTAGAAAGAACCTGATTTGCGTTACAAATTTGCGAATCAATAGACGGAGCATGGTGAGTTTCATTTGGTCCTCTTGCTCCATTTTCAACTTCCTCCATGTTCAGATCCTCATCACATACAACTTtgtcttgaatatccatttgacCACCACTACCATCCATGAGAAGATTAGAAGAGTTCTGACTATGGTTTTGAGAGTGTGAGAAGGTCGGGTTATCAAGAATGACATAGTTATCTTCGATTCCATCACCCCTTACTCTTTTATTTTTCCTAGTATCCGACCCATCTTATTCTTGCATCGGCCCATCATCATTAGGTTCTTGAGGCACATTATTGCTTACACTACTCTCCTGATTTTGCATGGCTTCTACCATATGAGCATTATTTTCATAAAATTCTTTGAATTGTTCATCTGTCAttctgaaaatgaaaatatttcaTGCACGCTCATCGCATTTTTCAGCATGATGATCAATGACAAAACAATCGGGACAGATActtcttgattttttttcaaaacggTACTTGACCCATATTTTTTTCTTTGCCGCATTCCACAGCCACACTACACCATTTTCCTTGATTAGTAACTAGATTTCGCTACAGCTTTGCCTCTGTTGCGAATTTCTGTTGCAAAAGTTTGCAACAACTACACATTGTTACAAAACTCGCAACTGATCTAATTTGTTACAATTCGCAACAGATTGGAGTTGTACGCGTGCGACTCGTGAGTGTGGCTGCCCACACTTTTTAGCTGAATTGGTTAAGTTGACTATTCAGCCCATTCAGATTAAAACTAACTCGTCTTACTATTAGTATCAAAAGAAATATCATTCTCATTCTCTTCTCAgtctcttttctctctctctctctctctttcgttCTCTTCTCCGATAATGATTAAGGTTAACTTCTCTGGTTTATGATAATTTATGAAGTCTTAAATCAACAATCTCTCCGAGATTATGGTCGAATGATTTGCTGATTTCACATATACCAAATCCcaaatcaaaccctaatctcGAATCCATTTTTTTATATTCTTCAGGACTGACCTAGCAGCGCCATTCTCCACCATGATTCGATCTATTAATGGAAGTAAAATCGTCCCACCATGAGCCGATCTCAATTTTCGTATTATATTATTCGATCTATAACCATCTTCTTCGATCTATAAGAATTTTCTTTCTTCAATCTCACTgtgaaccattttcttcttcaatctttaacTGTAAACTATTTAATTTGTTCTCTCTTCTTGTGTCTTTAATCATCTTGGTTTCTGTCAAAATAGTTTATTATTTTCAAGAACAGATGTTCGATTTTGTGAAACTTTAACCTAGATTCTTCAATTTAGGATATTTCGAGAATTGGTTACGTGCTTTGTGAACTTGGGTTTTTCTTGATACTTCTGTTGTTGAGTTATTAACTATGGGTTTGTGAAAAGTTTGAACTTTAGGTCATATGTGATAAAAATCAATTTGAGCATGTTTAGCTCTAGTTAAGTGGAATGTTGACGCTAAAAATATGTTGCAGACTCTAAGCGAATAAATTCtcattgcttttgttgttgtgaaGGTAGAGATTAATAGGTTAAGTGAAGAGCTAATTCGGTTGAAGGATCTGATTTTATAGATAAAAAAGTGAAACCTGAGTTTGAACCAATTATTGAAGTTTGTGGATTCCTTGTTAAATCTTGCATCTCTAACTGTGTATGTCTAAAATCCTGATTTATTCATGAGTTAGGGTTTTGAAGGTTTATTCTTGAATTTTACCCTTTTGATATGTATTATTTCTGATCTGATGTCGTGATTTGGGGGTTCTGCTAGATTCATGACTTGTTTTCTTAAGTTTGCCATTTGTCAGTTGGTTTAATGTTGATTGTTGATTGCAGCTCAAGgatggatacacaacaatggGATATTAAGTTTGAAAGATGATATTTTGAAGATGAAGAGATGGTTTAGTTTGAAGGTGTTGAAAATAACTAGCACCAGTATGTAAGAACAAAATCACAAGGGAGAAAAGAGATAAGTAAACTGACCTGGTTAGCATACACTTAGATCACTTGATTCAAGTCAGATTGAGGAATTATGTGCCAACCCTGGTTCGATTGATTCGAATGAGCATTTTCAAATGAGCATATTGGAGACAAAGGTTAGATATATTTTCTAAGATATGATGTATACACGTCATTCCATGTGTGGGGCTATGTGGAATAATGCTGAAGGTTAGATATATTTTCTAAGATATGATGTACACACGTCGCCTGAAATTTTTACGTTTGTGCACTTCACCAGATAGATGGTATGATGTCCATGCATCACCGAGAGTTGTAGACCTCGATTTACTGGATTTATTTGATTGCTAGTcatttgatttttgattgttgGTCATTTGATTGCCTTGTTGATTTTTTTGGAGTTACCATCCGCTCTTTATATATAGTCAAGGATAAAgcctcttcttttgattttcttctgccGTGTATGTATTTGCAGCTAAAGCTTTATGGAAAGAGAGGAGTTTATAAGGACACTGATTAGATTACAGGAAGAGCGTGGGGAAATCCTCGATAAATATGGAATCCTTTACAACTGTGCTTTCTCCCTATGTGATTAAGGAAGAGAACTAAACGAGTATTGCCTACTTTTTTTCTCCTGTcatttctttgttttttattcttctttgcgTGATGGAGAGTGTTGTATTGTTGAAGATAAAGTACTCTTTTGGGTGATGAAAGGCTTAAACATAATTGAGTTTATCTACCCTTGTGCAACTATTGTATTATGCAACTCATTGTGGTGCCTGAAAACCGGTTACATCTGTACTTCAAGAAGGGGCAAGTGAGAGATGATGACAAAGCTGAAGAGAGGGTCGAGGAGAAGGAGAATGTTGATGATGCAGTCAGGGAATTTGCGCAGCTGTTTAACGAAGTTACAGGAAACGAATGGGAGAGCGAGAAAAAAATCCAGAAGAAGCATACAAAGTTCTATCTTGTATACATGGTGCATTTCCTTGGTCCTTACAACTGATCTGTTGAGCAGAATTACACTGTTCACTCACTCTTTTGTGTACGGTGTTGCCAGGGTGATGGTGTCGATGTTCAACACGGTGGTCTGGGTCTCAGACAGTTTTATCTTACAGGTTTGTGATACCCAATACAATCTTTCTTAACGAATTTACGTTTTTAAGTTGGCTGACGTGGATTTGTTTTTAGGTGTGCACTAATGGAGATGAGACTTGACTCGCCTGATTCGTCTATGGGGATGCTGACAGATGTGTGCAAAATTTGTGTCAAAGTACATGAATGAATTGTTACTCATCCAAGTTGTAACAGATGCTAGGTTATAACCTTTTCAGGTGAGGAAGTTCTTAACGAGTTCATAGACAATTTCAAAATGACAAAGGAGACTGGACAGAATAATGAAGCAATTTGGTCAGATTTCAGCCAGAGATGGTTCACTCTTAGTTTAATTTCCACTTGCTTATAGTTTCTGTTATACATTGCAGGGAGTCTCGTTTGTTGGATTGTTTGTATGTTGAGATATATGGCTACTTGTCATTATTGAACTACTACCATCCTTATTATCTAcaaccttttgttttttgttttatggttttgctGTTGTCCCTGACCTCAGTCATATCCTAACTTTATCCTTATGTTTGTTGGTGCAGGTTCAGGTTGGAGGATCACCGATTTATAAAGTTGATAGGCTACTTGTTTGctggaaaccttttttttttgtttctttttctctgCAGTACAAAAACTTATTGTATTTTCTACTACTTCTCGCCTGGAGAATAAACTCGAGAATGATGAATATGCACTTTTCGATCTAGAAGAGAGATGGACAAGCAAATGAGCAGGTGAACGAGAATCTATTTTAGTTTCTTCCATTAGCTTATTGATGCATATGAGCAGCGGAGATTTCTATTTCTTCAGCACCCAAGAAAACTTTGGTGTTGGATACTTATTCTGGATTGCCTCTTTTCCCACCCCTCAACCTTTGTTTTGTGCATGTTTGTTGTCTTTGGCATAGTAGTCTTAGTGCCCTTGCTTTATGCTTATTGTTACATTCGTGGTTGAAACCTGATGATTGACCTGGTTGAATTGACAAGTTTTCTTTCTAACTTCATTCTCATTTGGTTTGGTTATTTAGAATTGACTATCTTTTTGAATAGTTTTCCAGGAATTGGAGAAGGAACATAATGGGGAAGTGTACAAGTAGCTGAAAGCATTGTTTTTTGTCTATTGAATTTGTTGTGAAGTTCATTAATTAGTAGTTTTGGTTCTAAAACAGGGGTAACTCGATTTTGTTAGAttaatttgattttaaatgaACAGGGTTAATTTCATTTTGGTACAAGAAATTCTAGTTCTGAACCTGGTTTTGACTGACCAAAACCACTATTATTTTGATGTTGCAAAAAATTCGCAGCTGCAAAACATTGTTGCGAAATCCCAGTTTCGTAACTGCTAAAAGCAGTTGCGactgaaaattcgcaacagctTAAGAGCCGTTGCGAAAATTTTCAACA
The nucleotide sequence above comes from Papaver somniferum cultivar HN1 chromosome 8, ASM357369v1, whole genome shotgun sequence. Encoded proteins:
- the LOC113306174 gene encoding uncharacterized protein LOC113306174; its protein translation is MDGSGGQMDIQDKVVCDEDLNMEEVENGARGPNETHHAPSIDSQICNANQLSLADSHFSPMRILSWNYQGFGNPTTRNSLWNLIRGRAVGISLIWKTGFQCEIIHNTDKMINVIISDNPSKPEFLATFLYGSVYHEEKMEQWKYIGEIGARIDHPWVIIGYLNITMHDHDRSTYSTPTTTEYPEIQTILDNSDLSDLGYIGNRFTWNNRQYGNNCIYARLDRALVNGHWLNHYGCTPVHHIDTIGSDHIPIILETTSVSFQGSKPYRYFKCWGSDPSVREVIKNAYSKDVRGSSSFQFTNKLRFVKHDLKLWNHQPFGNIDHKVRTFSGQLHYLNNLPHSSNNVELIKQVEFDLEHWQKVQEDFYAQKSRQELFKSFDKNIGFYHNYANRRKYFNHISALKLDNGQWVNDRADLETLLVNHFSSIGTCSKPSRNLEILNCIDPFISNSDNQNLLRPVTKQEIIDTINQMTP
- the LOC113301752 gene encoding putative poly [ADP-ribose] polymerase 3, whose amino-acid sequence is MQLIVVPENRLHLYFKKGQVRDDDKAEERVEEKENVDDAVREFAQLFNEVTGNEWESEKKIQKKHTKFYLVYMGDGVDVQHGGLGLRQFYLTGVH